From Xyrauchen texanus isolate HMW12.3.18 chromosome 15, RBS_HiC_50CHRs, whole genome shotgun sequence:
AGAATATAAAGAGTCCATTCACCACCAAACACAGTCACTCAAATTACAATATTAGGGGGCGTTAAGACTGAACTGAATAGAAAAAGatagaacagaacacaggtgtctcgagacgggATCTAAAGAcaaaagacgtccatctagctcaaactattgaaaaaacaaaaaaaagcttagacatgttcggtgtgaacagcccctctaACTTTGTTTGTAACTTGATAATGTGTCGACTTGAATGCACCCTCTCTACTTGTCTTCAAAGCTCTGTGAAGATGGTGACATACCTCACTTTAACCTTTGATTTACTCAAATATAATCATCTTCTTGCCATGGGGAAGAAAGCCTAAACGAGATCACAGCATTGTAATGTGTAAAGAATACAAATGGGAGTCATGCCTGAACAGATGTGCATTGCTTTTACATTCAAGATGAAAATTATAGGTCTGTCACTGTCATAATATACTGAGGTTATCTCTTTTAACCTACCTCTCTCTtctctgtgtctgtctttgtAATGTTTCACATTTAGATGTTAATTATGCATTAAGGAAAATCGTCAGCATTCTGAAACCCAGTAAACATATTGAGCATGATGTGAACACCGGCAAAATGAACATAAAGACAGTCACAACCTTTAAGAACTTCGACATGGATTTTACTCTGGGACAGGAATTCACCGAGGACCTGGGGCCAGTTGATGGACGAAAGTGCCAAGTATGTGGGATTTTTACTGGCtttttgctctttctttttaTCGTCTGTGACGTATTTGTTACAAATGTGCCACTTTAAAAGTAACAACAGCCAGACAAAAGGACTGGGGGAAGTGTAGTATGTGTGTTGCTAATGGATAATGTTCTCCACATGTTTCAGACCACTGTCGACTGGGACGGTGATAAATTGGTGTGCGTTCAGCGAGGAGAGAAAGAGGGTAGAGGGTGGACACACTGGTTGGAGGGAAACATTCTCCATTTGGTAAGACATTAAGGCTTATCCTGGGTCATACAAACTGCATTACATATGTCTTGTTATCTATTTGCAGAAATCTTATAAAAGGTAACTCAAAAAACTTAAATCCTGCAGAATCCTACAGCCCTCTTCTGAAGGGGGTTCCATAGAATAGAACAATGGGGAGTGGAATTCTTTGAAAAGGTTTCATTTTTTATTACCACGGCAACAAAaactattaattatatttacagaTATAATGTATGAagtgcagggtttttttttttttgaaggaatgttctggtttcaataacaagttaagctcaatcgacagattTTGATTTTTCAAATTATGACTTGTCTGCAAAatacactgaggcacttacaatggaagtaaatggggccaatttttggaggtgttaaaggctgaaatgttaagcttataattttatacaagcacatacatacattttcctgttaaaacttgtgtattatttgagctttcaagttgtttaaatcattgtattTAAGGTTGTTGTAGGCTTTAAggaattacatcatcatggcaacacatttccaaaattggatttaactttactCCAAAATTTGTATCacatttaaatcatgttaacatgcttgCTATTTTccttcttgtggctatatttttgaaacaatgtgtattttaacgtttacagattggtgacattcacttccattgtaagtgccttactgtaacccatatttatttttagatttttttaagaagagacaagtcaaaatgtattttagtggtTATCAAGTTTATACCACAAACGCTGTTGATTTAGCATTAAATATTGAACGCggaatatttatttaactgttaCTTTTATGGCAATTATGAAAATCAATTTAGAGACCTAAATAGACCACACATGTGAAAAGTGTCAAGATGACAAAATGGAAAAAAGGGTATTGAAAGAGGAGATAAAGAGGAGGAGGGGGATTTAAGCAAGGAATTTGAGACGGAAGGTCTTTTGTGTGCTGGTTTAGCAGTCTTTTTAGAAATCTCTTCCCATCCTACTGTCATGTTCTTTCCCACGGTTGCTTGTCGTTTAACATATCtttcaaaacaacaaacaatttattcATTTTGGGGATAGTTCCAATGTAGCAACCTGGGTCTCCAAGCCTTGTTCAAAAACACAATGTTGAATAGGCTCTCTCAAAATCTCTTGCAAGTTCATGGATCGAACCTAAGCCTTCATTGGGCTACTACCAATGTTTGAGTCCCTGATAAtgcttttttttccattttgttttctctccctcatctctctttctttctccctgCAGGAGTTGAGGGCTCAGGGTGTAACTGCCAAGCAAGTCTTTAAGAAGTCTGAGTGAGGGATAgcgagagggagaaagagaggggCCATTTGCGGGGAGTTTAAGCTCAGAGTGTCCTAAGATATCTGGACTCAGAAAGAGGCCATGTTGCCACATAGATCTGTCCTCAATCAGCagcaaatattgttttaatggaGACTACAAATGTAGAAATTGTTTCCCTCTCAGTGAAATATTTCAGCATGAAAGTGAATTTCCTTCTCTCGCATTTGAAATCCAAACAAAATTTAGAATGAGATCAGGCCACAGTAGCCCTCCAGACCTTTGTTAATTTTAGTGAATGGTACTGTAAATATGGACCAGTTTCAGGCTGGATTCATAAAAtcctaaaaatgttttatgccGTTATGTTTGTAGTATGCAGAAATAGTGATGCACTTAGCCAATCAAGTAGTTCACATTCTTAaatttgtattccaaaattctatGCCTATTTATCAAGTGTCCTGCTACGGAAtttgaatttgtaaaaaattCTGTAATGACTGTTAAGTCTGTTGAATTTGTTTTGATTAATGCACTGCACTTGTCAAACTTTGCCTAAAAGTGCTGAGATATGTATGGTCAGAAATGTAAAGTTATTGTCCTCTACTGAATACAACTCTTTATATTACCATAAAAACAGATGTGTGTGAAATATTTTTGTTACTGGTTACTTGTCTTAAAAAGTTTTATATAGCTGCTGTGCTGTTTCAGTTGTTAAAAGATTGTTCAGTACAAGTTgggctcaatcgatagcatttgtggcataatgttgattaccacaaaaatttatttagactccttcctcctattctttaaaaaaagcaaaaatcgaggttacagtgaggcccttacaatggaagtgaatggggacaatttttggagggtttaaataaagcatataattttataaaaacacttgcattaattcttctgttaaaacttgtgtgttatttgagctgtaaagttgtttatattgtcatttttgtgtttgttgacattacatcgtcatggtaatgaaggctataattttacacagaaaatgtttgtaagtgattttatcaaactaaaataatgtttacacacactttctttatgtcttgtggctaaactttttaaACAGCGAGTATTTTAGTGTAA
This genomic window contains:
- the LOC127656067 gene encoding retinol-binding protein 1-like, which gives rise to MSKPNYTGIYHMVSQDSFDEYLAALDVNYALRKIVSILKPSKHIEHDVNTGKMNIKTVTTFKNFDMDFTLGQEFTEDLGPVDGRKCQTTVDWDGDKLVCVQRGEKEGRGWTHWLEGNILHLELRAQGVTAKQVFKKSE